The Yoonia sp. SS1-5 genome contains a region encoding:
- the dnaQ gene encoding DNA polymerase III subunit epsilon codes for MREIVLDTETTGFEPGEGDRIVEIGAVELNGHVPTGRTYHQYINPQRSMPEEAFAVHGLGDEFLADKPLFKEIAQDFVDFVGDAKLVIHNAAFDMKFLNAELGWVNRPHLPMDQAIDTLAIARRRFPGSPASLDALCRRFGIDNSSRTLHGALLDSEILAEVYLELIGGRQPDFALAADTRTKTTDGGSQDWRPAPRPQPLASKLTAEEKAAHQAFIDKLGDDAVWKKLA; via the coding sequence ATGCGTGAAATTGTCCTCGACACCGAGACAACGGGTTTTGAACCGGGTGAAGGTGACCGCATCGTTGAAATCGGTGCTGTAGAGTTGAACGGTCATGTCCCGACCGGGCGGACATATCATCAATATATCAACCCGCAACGGTCCATGCCGGAAGAAGCCTTTGCTGTTCACGGGCTGGGTGATGAATTCCTGGCGGACAAACCCCTGTTCAAGGAAATTGCACAGGATTTTGTCGATTTTGTCGGTGATGCCAAACTGGTCATCCACAACGCTGCTTTCGATATGAAATTCCTCAACGCCGAGCTTGGCTGGGTTAACCGCCCGCATTTGCCGATGGATCAGGCCATTGATACGCTGGCTATTGCGCGGCGCAGGTTTCCTGGCTCGCCCGCGTCGCTGGATGCGCTGTGCCGGCGGTTTGGAATTGATAACTCGTCGCGTACGCTGCATGGCGCGTTGCTTGATAGTGAAATCCTGGCCGAAGTTTATCTGGAACTGATCGGAGGCCGGCAACCTGATTTTGCGCTGGCCGCGGATACGCGGACGAAAACAACGGATGGTGGTTCACAAGACTGGCGCCCAGCGCCACGCCCACAGCCGTTGGCGTCTAAACTGACAGCTGAAGAAAAAGCCGCCCATCAAGCCTTTATTGACAAGCTGGGCGACGATGCTGTCTGGAAAAAGCTGGCTTAG
- a CDS encoding shikimate dehydrogenase yields the protein MTKIPRAGVIGNPISHSLSPKLHTHWLRRYGLAGSYDAIQVTEDALEQTIRALPGQGYVGINVTIPHKIRVLDFVDQVSDRATLVGAANTLTFTDDGRVLADNTDGYGFIANLRQGAPDWNPQSGPAAIFGAGGAARAIIVALADAGVPEILLSNRTRPKAEALSDEFGTRVRVVDWVQAGTMLETATTVINTTSLGMAGAQPFKVPLDDLRSDAVVTDIVYNPLRTTLLDAAAAAGCVAVDGLGMLLHQGVPGFERWFGQRPEVDDATRAAVLA from the coding sequence ATGACCAAGATACCCCGCGCTGGCGTGATCGGAAATCCGATAAGCCATTCCCTGTCGCCGAAACTTCATACCCATTGGCTGCGCCGCTACGGTTTGGCGGGGTCCTATGATGCAATTCAGGTGACAGAAGATGCCTTGGAGCAAACCATTCGGGCATTGCCGGGTCAGGGCTATGTCGGGATTAACGTCACGATCCCTCATAAGATTCGTGTTCTCGATTTCGTCGATCAGGTGTCGGACCGCGCCACTTTGGTTGGGGCCGCAAATACCCTGACCTTCACTGATGATGGCCGTGTTCTGGCTGATAACACCGACGGCTACGGGTTTATCGCTAACCTCAGGCAAGGTGCCCCCGACTGGAACCCGCAAAGCGGCCCTGCGGCCATATTTGGCGCCGGTGGTGCGGCGCGGGCGATTATCGTGGCACTGGCTGATGCTGGTGTTCCCGAAATACTGTTATCGAACAGAACCCGCCCTAAGGCCGAGGCGCTTAGCGACGAATTCGGAACGCGTGTTCGCGTGGTTGATTGGGTGCAGGCAGGCACGATGCTGGAAACTGCAACAACCGTCATCAATACCACCTCACTTGGCATGGCAGGGGCGCAACCTTTCAAAGTACCGCTGGATGATTTGCGGTCAGACGCGGTTGTAACCGATATCGTGTATAACCCATTGCGCACCACCTTGTTGGATGCTGCCGCTGCGGCCGGGTGCGTCGCTGTCGATGGTTTGGGAATGTTGCTACATCAAGGTGTGCCAGGTTTTGAGCGTTGGTTTGGCCAAAGGCCAGAGGTTGACGATGCCACCCGCGCTGCTGTTCTGGCATGA
- a CDS encoding FxsA family protein, with translation MWLLIAFIAVPMIEIALFIQVGGVIGMWWTLLIVLMTAIAGSYLVRSQGLRELGRLQQSFSEMQDPTEPLANGAMILFAGALLLTPGFFTDVVGLSLLVPQVRQAAFKWARSRIKVSSFKVNTAAQAPRKPRDQVIDGEFEEVTADKKSNQTPSGWTQH, from the coding sequence ATGTGGCTGTTGATTGCCTTTATTGCCGTCCCAATGATCGAAATCGCGCTGTTTATTCAGGTTGGCGGGGTGATCGGGATGTGGTGGACCCTGCTGATCGTGCTGATGACAGCCATCGCGGGGTCGTATCTGGTCCGCAGTCAGGGATTGCGTGAACTGGGGCGATTGCAACAATCCTTTTCCGAAATGCAGGATCCGACAGAACCACTGGCCAATGGTGCCATGATCCTGTTTGCCGGCGCGCTTTTGCTGACGCCGGGTTTCTTTACGGATGTTGTTGGGTTGTCACTGCTTGTTCCGCAAGTCAGGCAAGCGGCGTTCAAATGGGCGCGGTCCCGGATCAAAGTCAGCAGTTTCAAGGTCAACACGGCCGCTCAAGCACCGCGCAAACCCCGCGATCAGGTCATTGATGGCGAATTCGAAGAAGTGACTGCGGATAAAAAATCAAACCAGACGCCATCTGGATGGACCCAGCATTGA
- the coaE gene encoding dephospho-CoA kinase (Dephospho-CoA kinase (CoaE) performs the final step in coenzyme A biosynthesis.): protein MTHLLGLTGSIGMGKSTTAAMFRDAHIPVWDADAVVHALYGKGGGAVTPMRQAFPDAVEGDAISRDMLKQIIAKDPSALEAIENIVHPLVAKDRAAFIAAHDDPLLVFDIPLLYETNADQWLDTVLVVSASPADQRARVLARPGMTIPQFEAMLERQMPDAEKRRRADHLIETQTLDQTRNAVRELIEQLKGHPNA from the coding sequence ATGACCCATCTTTTGGGGCTGACAGGGTCAATCGGCATGGGGAAATCAACCACAGCGGCCATGTTCCGCGATGCACATATCCCCGTGTGGGATGCAGATGCAGTTGTGCATGCCTTATATGGAAAAGGGGGCGGCGCTGTCACACCGATGCGGCAGGCCTTTCCCGATGCGGTGGAAGGTGACGCAATCTCGCGTGACATGTTGAAGCAGATCATCGCCAAGGACCCATCTGCGTTGGAAGCAATCGAAAATATCGTGCATCCGCTGGTGGCAAAGGATCGGGCAGCATTCATCGCCGCCCATGACGATCCATTATTGGTTTTTGACATTCCGCTTCTTTATGAAACTAATGCAGATCAATGGCTTGATACGGTTCTGGTCGTATCTGCTTCGCCCGCAGATCAGCGGGCGCGTGTGCTTGCCCGCCCCGGTATGACCATCCCCCAATTCGAGGCGATGCTGGAACGTCAGATGCCTGACGCGGAAAAGCGCCGTCGCGCCGATCACCTGATTGAAACCCAGACGCTGGACCAGACCCGCAACGCCGTGCGAGAATTAATCGAACAGCTCAAAGGGCATCCAAATGCGTGA
- a CDS encoding Tim44/TimA family putative adaptor protein produces the protein MNSSIIQLLVLAGIAVFLILRLRGVLGTREGYEKPAVTRPDPARGRPKPEFDVIEGGPDLDITDHVEEDSVAAKALAAMKRVDPSFNVTEFLGGARGAYEMILMAFEKGDLDEIVPFISEDVYEAFATVVDERQRQGLTVDANFIGISDMTLVAAEYDETSKEGEVSVRFKSEMTSVVRDNAGDIVEGSDKEIKRQKDTWTFARKMDSGDPNWRLVATGE, from the coding sequence ATGAATTCTTCGATTATTCAGCTTTTGGTGCTTGCGGGCATCGCTGTTTTTCTGATCCTGCGGCTGCGTGGCGTATTGGGAACGCGCGAAGGATACGAAAAGCCAGCCGTCACCCGGCCTGATCCGGCACGCGGTCGTCCAAAGCCCGAATTTGACGTCATCGAAGGTGGCCCGGATCTGGATATTACCGACCACGTTGAAGAGGATTCCGTTGCAGCCAAGGCGCTGGCCGCGATGAAACGTGTCGATCCGTCCTTCAACGTGACTGAATTTCTGGGTGGCGCGCGCGGCGCGTACGAGATGATCCTGATGGCATTTGAAAAAGGTGATCTGGACGAAATCGTGCCGTTTATCTCGGAAGATGTATACGAGGCGTTTGCGACAGTTGTGGATGAACGCCAGCGCCAGGGCTTGACCGTTGATGCGAATTTTATCGGTATCAGCGACATGACGCTTGTGGCCGCTGAATATGACGAGACCAGCAAAGAGGGTGAGGTTTCCGTGCGGTTCAAATCGGAAATGACATCGGTTGTCCGCGACAACGCTGGCGACATCGTCGAGGGCAGCGATAAGGAAATCAAGCGCCAGAAGGATACATGGACCTTTGCGCGCAAGATGGATTCCGGCGATCCCAATTGGCGTCTTGTAGCCACCGGCGAATGA
- the secB gene encoding protein-export chaperone SecB, protein MADTPETGANGAEPAQPLQVKNRVMAQYIRDMSFENILAQKGVQGDAQPEIQVQVNLDARKRTTEHQFEIITKLNITSKTKEKGEPLFVLELEYAGVFHVEGVPEEQMHPYLLIECPRITFPFVRRIVSDVTRDGGFPPLNLEQIDFMALYRSELARRAEAEKAAKAES, encoded by the coding sequence ATGGCCGATACACCCGAAACAGGCGCAAATGGCGCAGAACCCGCACAGCCACTGCAGGTCAAGAACCGTGTCATGGCACAATATATCCGTGACATGTCGTTCGAGAACATTCTGGCCCAAAAAGGTGTACAGGGTGACGCACAACCCGAAATTCAGGTGCAGGTCAATCTGGATGCCCGCAAGCGGACAACAGAACACCAGTTCGAAATCATCACCAAGCTGAACATCACCAGCAAGACCAAGGAAAAAGGCGAACCGCTTTTTGTGCTCGAGCTGGAATATGCCGGTGTCTTCCATGTCGAGGGCGTACCAGAAGAGCAGATGCACCCGTATCTGTTGATCGAATGCCCGCGCATTACGTTCCCGTTCGTGCGCCGGATTGTCAGCGATGTGACCCGCGACGGTGGTTTCCCACCGCTGAACCTCGAACAAATCGACTTCATGGCACTCTATCGCTCCGAGCTCGCCCGCCGGGCAGAAGCTGAAAAAGCAGCGAAAGCAGAAAGCTAA
- a CDS encoding Maf family protein, with amino-acid sequence MTEPIILASSSEIRATLLRNAAVPFSVETARIDEDAIRRSLQAEAATPRDIADCLAEMKAQKVGLKRTESLVIGCDQILAHGDRILSKPDTPDMALQQLQSLRGSGHKLLSAAVIYGEGKPLWRHVGVVRLHMRQATDAYLQDYVDRNWNSIRHAVGAYKLEEEGVRLFSRIEGDHFHVLGLPLLEVLSYLTLRGTIPQ; translated from the coding sequence ATGACTGAGCCGATCATCCTGGCCTCTTCATCCGAAATTCGCGCGACCTTGCTGCGCAATGCAGCCGTGCCATTCAGCGTCGAAACTGCCCGCATAGATGAGGATGCGATCAGGCGATCCTTGCAGGCAGAGGCCGCAACCCCCCGTGACATTGCCGACTGTCTGGCTGAAATGAAAGCGCAAAAGGTCGGTCTGAAACGGACGGAGTCCCTGGTGATTGGATGCGATCAGATCCTCGCCCATGGTGATCGCATCCTGTCAAAACCCGACACGCCCGACATGGCATTGCAACAATTGCAGTCTTTGCGCGGATCCGGCCATAAGCTGCTGTCTGCTGCTGTCATTTATGGCGAGGGCAAGCCGCTTTGGCGCCACGTGGGTGTTGTCCGCCTGCATATGCGGCAGGCGACAGACGCTTATTTGCAGGACTATGTCGACAGGAACTGGAACAGCATCCGCCATGCGGTGGGTGCCTACAAACTGGAAGAAGAAGGTGTTCGCCTGTTTTCAAGGATAGAAGGCGATCATTTTCATGTACTTGGCTTACCGTTGCTTGAAGTCTTGTCTTACCTGACGCTTCGCGGGACAATACCACAATGA